In the genome of Helicobacteraceae bacterium, one region contains:
- a CDS encoding formylglycine-generating enzyme family protein produces the protein MEAFLLTSNIMRVLRILALIVFARREALTRLTYVLALIVFAGCKAYDINYADDDSEDGVIDCNRLSSFEPTCVNKTTNIKLVLINSGTFKMGANDAESSENEGQVNDVTITKPFYIAFYETSKTEWRAVMGGDRGAEPIGGVSWASVADSKGFIAKLNADAGVIIIGGAQYEYALPSEAQWEYAARGGTNTRFSWGDETIAGGYAWYDSNSGARAHPVGAKNPNGFGLYDTSGNVAEWVQDCYAEYPQVSRSDPINECYNGDRVVRGGDYGGKLTDLRVSRRDYRPKSYSDPKIGFRLALVAKR, from the coding sequence ATGGAAGCTTTTTTGCTAACGTCGAACATTATGAGGGTTTTACGGATTTTGGCGTTAATCGTTTTTGCAAGGCGCGAGGCTCTGACGCGCTTAACGTATGTTTTAGCGCTAATCGTTTTCGCGGGGTGCAAAGCCTACGATATTAACTATGCCGACGACGATAGCGAAGACGGCGTTATCGATTGCAATAGGTTATCGAGTTTTGAGCCGACCTGCGTTAATAAAACGACAAATATCAAGTTGGTTTTAATTAACTCCGGAACTTTTAAAATGGGCGCGAACGACGCTGAATCGAGCGAGAATGAAGGTCAAGTTAACGACGTAACGATTACAAAGCCGTTTTATATCGCGTTTTACGAGACCTCCAAAACCGAATGGCGAGCCGTTATGGGCGGCGATCGCGGCGCGGAGCCTATTGGGGGCGTTAGCTGGGCGAGCGTCGCGGACTCGAAGGGTTTTATAGCGAAACTCAACGCCGACGCGGGCGTTATAATAATCGGCGGGGCGCAATACGAATACGCGCTACCCAGCGAAGCGCAATGGGAATACGCGGCGAGAGGCGGAACGAATACGCGATTTTCGTGGGGCGACGAAACGATTGCGGGCGGTTACGCTTGGTATGATTCGAACTCAGGCGCTCGAGCGCATCCCGTAGGCGCTAAAAACCCAAACGGCTTCGGACTATACGACACGAGCGGTAACGTCGCCGAGTGGGTTCAAGACTGTTACGCCGAATACCCGCAGGTTTCGCGCTCCGATCCGATCAACGAATGTTACAATGGCGATCGCGTCGTAAGGGGCGGCGACTACGGCGGGAAGTTAACCGATTTGCGCGTTTCACGGCGCGATTATCGACCGAAATCATATTCTGACCCTAAGATCGGTTTTCGCCTCGCGTTGGTCGCTAAGCGCTAA
- a CDS encoding HAD-IB family hydrolase: protein MKTVALFDFDGTISDRDSMIDFIRFAVGEKRLLIGALRLGGVILGYALRLISDAEAKRRVLAFFFGGSDYDKLLAIADRYAAHRISRIIRPKALEEIKWLQSEGCEIAIVSASVEIWLKKWCENMNLKLIATKPEIVDNRFTGALASPNCKGEEKIRRVKESYDLSEFEIIRAYGDSPADRPMLSLARHSFYKPFR, encoded by the coding sequence ATGAAAACTGTAGCGCTTTTTGATTTTGACGGCACGATTAGCGATCGCGATTCGATGATCGATTTTATTCGTTTCGCGGTTGGCGAGAAACGACTTTTGATCGGCGCTTTGCGATTAGGCGGCGTAATACTCGGATACGCTTTGCGCTTAATATCGGACGCGGAGGCTAAGCGGCGCGTCCTTGCCTTTTTTTTCGGCGGGAGCGATTACGACAAGCTACTAGCGATTGCGGATCGATACGCCGCGCATCGCATTAGCCGCATTATCCGCCCCAAAGCGCTCGAAGAGATCAAATGGCTTCAGTCCGAAGGGTGCGAGATAGCGATCGTCTCCGCGTCGGTCGAAATCTGGTTGAAAAAGTGGTGCGAAAATATGAATCTAAAGCTGATCGCCACAAAACCGGAAATAGTCGATAACCGTTTTACGGGCGCCCTAGCCTCGCCAAACTGCAAAGGCGAAGAGAAGATTAGGCGAGTAAAGGAGAGTTACGATCTAAGCGAGTTTGAAATAATCCGCGCTTACGGCGACTCTCCAGCCGATCGTCCTATGCTTTCTCTTGCGCGCCATAGTTTTTACAAGCCGTTTCGATAA